In a single window of the Sphingosinicella microcystinivorans genome:
- a CDS encoding type IV toxin-antitoxin system AbiEi family antitoxin yields MATTNSSKLNALYTRLAPGTPLTSEDLAALGISADLAVHYVRAGWLTRLARGVFCRPNDVPALHPSLLLLQRQFEGLHVGGKSALDWYGVRQYVSQQPVLHLYGWKAARLPQWFTERFPAEYHRKRLFDEQPDALLHVGPFEKRSGAPQVSAPERALLELLSEVGVRQPLQEARELVESAYGLRADVLRELLQHCTSVKTVRLCLQLGREASLPWAAKLDPATLPTGSDRPWVSRSSDGLLVLKP; encoded by the coding sequence ATGGCTACGACTAATTCAAGCAAGCTAAACGCGCTCTACACCCGGCTGGCACCGGGAACGCCGCTGACCTCTGAGGACTTGGCGGCGTTGGGCATCTCTGCCGACCTGGCCGTTCACTACGTCCGGGCAGGGTGGCTCACGCGCCTGGCGCGGGGAGTGTTCTGCCGTCCGAACGACGTCCCGGCGCTCCATCCCAGCCTGCTGCTGTTGCAGCGCCAATTCGAGGGGTTGCACGTCGGCGGCAAGTCGGCGCTGGACTGGTACGGTGTGCGGCAGTACGTGTCGCAGCAGCCGGTGCTGCACCTGTATGGCTGGAAGGCAGCGCGCTTGCCGCAATGGTTCACCGAACGCTTCCCGGCCGAGTACCACCGCAAGCGGCTGTTCGATGAGCAGCCGGACGCCTTGCTGCACGTCGGCCCGTTCGAGAAGCGCAGCGGGGCGCCGCAGGTGTCGGCGCCGGAGCGCGCATTGCTGGAACTGTTGAGCGAGGTTGGCGTGCGCCAGCCCTTGCAGGAAGCCCGCGAACTCGTCGAGAGCGCCTACGGCCTACGCGCCGATGTGCTGCGCGAACTGTTGCAGCACTGCACAAGCGTCAAGACCGTGCGGCTGTGCCTGCAACTCGGCCGCGAGGCGTCACTGCCTTGGGCGGCCAAGCTCGATCCGGCCACGCTTCCGACGGGTAGCGACCGGCCCTGGGTGTCCCGGTCGTCCGACGGCCTGCTGGTGCTCAAGCCATGA
- a CDS encoding PQQ-binding-like beta-propeller repeat protein — translation MRKSLIVALPLVLALASCGIFRGGGDKNKSKLAGERLAVLTYEARTTADPDLAETAVALPPPVVNADWTQPGGSASKALGHLSLRENPSRAWSVSIGRGSDRGRRLTAGPVVTGGRVYTIDTESVVRAFSAANGGQLWSATLRKAGESDNVAFGGGVATDGGRVYATSGYGLVAAYDAATGAEAWRVDIGMPLRGAPSVEGTQLFVMTQDNQLQVLSTATGETLWENAATVEPAGLLGTAAPAVALGTAVVGFSSGELIALRVENGRGVWQDALNRTGSTTSLAALSDIDASAVISEGRVYAIGHGGRMVALDLSTGQRVWERNFAGTSMPWVAGEYIFAVTVDGELVAVQRADGRVRWVTQLQRWRNVKKRKNPIIWQGPVLASDRLYLVNSEGELVTVSPADGTVLSTKEVGKDIFLEPAVADNTLYILSEDGRLSAYR, via the coding sequence ATGCGTAAATCGCTTATTGTCGCCCTGCCGCTGGTGCTGGCGCTCGCCAGCTGCGGAATCTTTCGCGGCGGCGGAGACAAGAACAAGTCGAAGCTGGCCGGAGAGCGCCTCGCGGTGCTCACCTACGAGGCGCGGACGACCGCCGATCCCGACCTTGCCGAGACCGCGGTCGCGCTGCCTCCGCCGGTCGTCAATGCGGACTGGACGCAGCCCGGCGGCAGCGCGTCGAAGGCGCTCGGCCATCTCAGCCTGCGTGAGAACCCCTCGCGGGCGTGGTCGGTCTCCATCGGCCGCGGCAGCGACCGGGGGCGCCGTCTCACGGCCGGACCGGTTGTCACGGGCGGGCGCGTCTACACGATCGACACGGAATCGGTGGTTCGCGCGTTCAGCGCCGCGAACGGCGGCCAGCTCTGGTCGGCGACCCTGCGCAAGGCTGGCGAATCCGACAATGTCGCGTTCGGCGGCGGCGTCGCCACCGATGGCGGCCGCGTCTATGCGACCTCTGGTTACGGCCTCGTCGCGGCCTATGATGCCGCGACCGGCGCGGAGGCGTGGCGCGTGGACATCGGTATGCCGCTGCGCGGCGCGCCCTCCGTCGAGGGCACGCAGCTTTTCGTGATGACGCAGGACAACCAGTTGCAGGTGCTCTCCACCGCGACCGGCGAAACGCTCTGGGAAAACGCCGCGACCGTCGAGCCCGCCGGCCTGCTCGGCACCGCGGCGCCCGCCGTTGCGCTCGGCACGGCCGTCGTCGGCTTCTCCAGCGGCGAGCTCATCGCCTTGCGCGTCGAGAACGGCCGCGGCGTCTGGCAGGACGCGCTGAACCGCACCGGCTCCACCACCTCGCTCGCCGCGCTCAGCGACATCGACGCCTCGGCGGTCATCAGCGAGGGCCGCGTCTACGCGATCGGGCACGGCGGCCGCATGGTGGCGCTCGACCTGTCGACCGGCCAGCGCGTCTGGGAACGCAATTTCGCGGGCACCTCGATGCCGTGGGTCGCGGGCGAATATATCTTCGCGGTGACCGTGGACGGTGAGCTCGTCGCCGTGCAGCGCGCGGACGGCCGCGTGCGCTGGGTGACGCAGCTTCAGCGCTGGCGCAACGTCAAGAAGCGCAAGAACCCGATCATCTGGCAGGGGCCGGTGCTGGCGTCGGACCGTCTCTACCTCGTCAACAGCGAGGGCGAGCTCGTCACGGTGTCCCCGGCCGACGGCACCGTGCTGTCCACGAAAGAGGTGGGGAAGGATATTTTCCTCGAGCCCGCGGTCGCCGACAACACGCTCTACATCCTCTCCGAGGACGGCCGCCTGAGCGCCTACCGCTAG
- a CDS encoding PEP-CTERM sorting domain-containing protein, with product MNIVAAGKLALCICTGAAVGAGVNEARHNAAKPKVVKTASKSPARKVVQFPCEPYIVQDQMMRDAQIPSDFEATDLPEYAELILPGGGGGGGNDGGGGDDGGGGGGTTPVPEPAMLALFGLGAAGLIAGRRHLLRRKS from the coding sequence ATGAATATCGTTGCTGCTGGAAAGCTCGCGCTGTGCATCTGCACGGGTGCCGCCGTGGGAGCCGGGGTTAACGAGGCGCGCCACAACGCCGCCAAGCCCAAGGTCGTGAAAACGGCCTCGAAGAGCCCGGCGCGCAAGGTCGTGCAGTTCCCGTGCGAACCGTACATCGTCCAGGACCAGATGATGCGCGACGCCCAGATCCCGAGCGACTTCGAGGCAACCGATCTTCCCGAATACGCCGAACTGATCCTGCCGGGCGGCGGCGGCGGTGGCGGCAATGATGGAGGCGGCGGCGATGACGGCGGCGGCGGCGGCGGCACGACGCCGGTTCCCGAACCCGCCATGCTTGCGCTGTTCGGCCTCGGCGCCGCCGGTCTGATCGCGGGCCGCAGGCATCTGCTTCGTCGTAAAAGCTGA
- a CDS encoding ArsC family reductase yields MVTMYGIPNCDTVKKARAWLEANGVDYAFHDYKKAGIDRARLEAWVKELGWETVLNRAGTTFRKLPEADRGNLDARKAVDLMLAQPSMIKRPILDDGKARLAGFKPEAYAAALR; encoded by the coding sequence ATGGTGACGATGTACGGGATTCCGAACTGCGACACGGTGAAGAAGGCACGCGCGTGGCTTGAGGCGAACGGCGTCGACTACGCGTTCCACGACTACAAGAAGGCGGGCATCGACCGCGCGCGGCTCGAGGCATGGGTGAAGGAGCTCGGCTGGGAAACCGTGCTCAACCGCGCCGGGACGACGTTCCGCAAGCTGCCGGAGGCGGACCGCGGGAACCTCGACGCGCGGAAGGCGGTGGACCTGATGCTGGCGCAGCCTTCGATGATCAAGCGCCCCATCCTCGATGACGGCAAGGCGCGGCTCGCCGGTTTCAAGCCGGAGGCTTACGCCGCCGCGCTCCGCTGA
- a CDS encoding DUF2274 domain-containing protein, which produces MSMTKKLRLGPLPKTESIKLTFACPASLKADLDRYAALHAQAYGETVDAMTLIPHMLEAFMAADRGFKRGRGDDK; this is translated from the coding sequence ATGAGCATGACCAAGAAGCTGCGGCTCGGGCCGCTGCCCAAGACCGAGAGCATCAAGCTGACCTTCGCCTGCCCGGCCAGCCTGAAGGCCGACCTTGACCGCTACGCTGCGCTGCACGCGCAGGCGTATGGTGAGACGGTCGATGCCATGACGCTGATCCCGCACATGCTGGAGGCGTTCATGGCGGCGGATCGGGGATTCAAGCGGGGCAGGGGAGACGACAAGTAA
- a CDS encoding glycerophosphodiester phosphodiesterase yields the protein MLASGVIAADRPIVIAHRGASGLLPEHTIAAYTRAIDDGADFIEPDLVPTRDGVLVARHENEISGTTDVAAHPEFADRKLTKVIDGAAVTGWFTENFTLAELKTLRARERLPELRGTANDGRFEIPTLGEIIALAKARGVGIYPETKHPSYFASIGLPLEAKLAAALDAAGWRDADAPVFIQSFEVDNLKRLKAMTGVRLIQLVAAEGGPADGAHARYADMLTPEGLKAIAAYADGIGPEKGLIIPRSADGTLAAPTRLVADAHAAGLKVHPWTFRAENHFLPADHRQGEDPRAHGDLAQEIRAYLAAGIDGLFSDFTAEAVAARDGR from the coding sequence ATGCTTGCTTCCGGCGTGATCGCCGCCGACCGCCCCATCGTGATCGCGCATCGCGGCGCGAGCGGGCTGCTTCCCGAACACACGATCGCCGCCTACACGCGCGCGATCGACGACGGCGCCGACTTCATCGAGCCCGACCTCGTCCCGACCCGCGACGGCGTGCTGGTGGCGCGGCATGAGAACGAGATTTCCGGAACCACCGACGTTGCCGCTCACCCCGAGTTCGCGGATCGCAAACTTACCAAAGTTATCGACGGCGCTGCTGTTACGGGGTGGTTCACCGAGAACTTCACACTTGCCGAACTGAAGACGCTGCGCGCCCGCGAGCGGCTGCCCGAACTGCGCGGCACGGCGAACGACGGCAGGTTCGAAATCCCGACGCTGGGCGAGATCATCGCGCTCGCCAAGGCGCGCGGCGTCGGCATCTACCCGGAAACCAAGCACCCGTCCTACTTCGCCTCCATCGGCCTTCCACTCGAGGCGAAGCTGGCGGCGGCGCTCGACGCCGCGGGCTGGCGCGATGCGGACGCGCCCGTGTTCATCCAGTCGTTCGAGGTGGACAACCTGAAACGGCTGAAGGCGATGACGGGCGTCCGCCTCATCCAGCTGGTCGCGGCAGAGGGCGGACCGGCGGACGGCGCCCATGCGCGCTACGCCGACATGCTGACGCCGGAAGGGCTCAAGGCGATCGCGGCCTATGCCGACGGTATCGGCCCCGAAAAGGGGCTCATCATCCCGCGCAGCGCCGACGGCACGCTCGCAGCGCCGACCCGGCTCGTTGCCGACGCCCATGCCGCAGGGCTCAAGGTCCATCCGTGGACGTTCCGCGCCGAGAACCATTTCCTGCCCGCCGACCACCGGCAGGGCGAAGACCCGCGCGCGCACGGCGATCTCGCCCAAGAGATCCGGGCCTATCTCGCCGCCGGGATCGACGGCCTGTTCAGCGACTTCACCGCCGAAGCCGTCGCGGCGCGGGACGGCCGCTAG
- a CDS encoding nucleotidyl transferase AbiEii/AbiGii toxin family protein — protein MNQTYLDTARLLTQVAPLVFADDTFALKGGTAINLFVRDMPRLSVDLDLVFPDHTLPRDEALARINEAVRQAAERLKKRGFQTHAPAAAAGETKLLVRRGSIQVKVEVNFVMRGTVQPVRRASLTPIARDTLLADLEIPVASLEDVYGGKLVAALDRQHPRDLFDVMQLFAHEGITPGIRRAFVVYLASSNRPIHEVLFTPLRDIRHDYEHNFQGMTAEPVPLDALLAARERMVREIQQGLDDDERRFLLSLAAGTPEWSLLGIAHLEHLPGIRWKLRNLAQLQKTDAKKFAEQADLLATRLAAVS, from the coding sequence ATGAACCAGACCTATCTCGATACCGCGCGCCTGCTGACGCAGGTAGCGCCGCTGGTGTTCGCGGATGACACCTTTGCGCTGAAGGGCGGCACGGCGATCAATCTGTTTGTGCGCGACATGCCGCGTCTGTCGGTCGATCTCGATCTGGTCTTTCCCGATCACACGCTGCCGCGTGACGAGGCGTTGGCGCGTATCAACGAGGCCGTTCGGCAGGCCGCCGAGCGGTTAAAGAAGCGGGGATTCCAGACGCACGCACCAGCGGCAGCAGCAGGGGAGACGAAGTTGCTGGTGCGTCGCGGCTCGATTCAGGTCAAGGTCGAAGTCAACTTCGTCATGCGCGGCACGGTGCAACCGGTGCGCCGCGCTTCGCTGACGCCGATTGCCCGCGACACTTTGCTGGCTGATCTGGAGATCCCGGTGGCGTCGCTGGAGGACGTGTACGGCGGCAAGCTGGTGGCGGCACTGGATCGGCAGCACCCACGTGACCTGTTCGACGTGATGCAGCTCTTTGCGCATGAGGGCATCACGCCCGGCATCCGGCGTGCCTTCGTGGTCTACCTGGCCAGCAGCAATCGGCCGATCCATGAAGTGCTATTCACGCCCCTGCGGGACATCCGGCATGACTATGAGCACAACTTCCAAGGCATGACGGCCGAGCCCGTGCCGCTCGATGCGCTGCTTGCTGCCCGCGAGCGCATGGTGCGCGAAATCCAGCAGGGCTTGGACGACGACGAGCGGCGCTTCCTGCTGTCGCTGGCCGCTGGCACGCCGGAGTGGTCGCTGCTGGGCATCGCACACCTCGAACATCTGCCTGGCATCCGCTGGAAGCTGCGCAACCTGGCGCAGTTGCAGAAGACCGATGCGAAGAAGTTTGCCGAGCAGGCCGACTTGCTCGCTACGCGACTGGCTGCGGTATCCTAA
- the panB gene encoding 3-methyl-2-oxobutanoate hydroxymethyltransferase — MSTTSTTLTLDTSTSRANPTPAPMKRLTVPRIRQRKGGEPLVMLTAYTVRMAQIMDPHCDMLLVGDSLGQVIYGLPHTVAVTMEMMCAHGAAVVRGSYHAAVIVDMPFGSYEASPEQAFTNASRLLKETGAAAVKLEGGKVLAPTVEFLTSRGIPVMAHVGLTPQAVNILGGYGVRGKSEAEARSIVGDAVAMADAGAFSIVIEGVMEPIAIEITQKVACPTIGIGASAQCDGQVLVAEDMLGLFERTPKFVKRYGAMSKVVADAVKAYAADVRARTFPTEDNLYRADEEK, encoded by the coding sequence ATGTCTACGACCTCGACGACGCTCACGCTCGACACCTCGACGAGCCGTGCCAACCCCACCCCGGCGCCGATGAAGCGCCTCACGGTGCCGCGCATCCGGCAGCGCAAGGGCGGCGAGCCGCTCGTCATGCTCACCGCCTACACGGTCCGCATGGCGCAGATCATGGACCCGCACTGCGACATGCTGCTCGTCGGCGATTCGCTGGGGCAGGTGATCTACGGCCTGCCGCATACGGTGGCCGTGACGATGGAGATGATGTGCGCGCACGGCGCTGCCGTCGTGCGCGGCAGCTATCACGCCGCCGTCATCGTCGACATGCCGTTCGGCAGCTACGAGGCCTCGCCGGAGCAGGCGTTCACCAACGCCTCGCGGCTTTTGAAGGAAACCGGCGCCGCCGCCGTGAAGCTCGAAGGCGGCAAGGTGCTCGCGCCGACGGTGGAGTTCCTCACCTCGCGCGGCATCCCGGTGATGGCGCATGTCGGCCTCACGCCGCAGGCGGTGAACATTCTCGGCGGCTACGGCGTGCGCGGCAAGAGCGAGGCGGAGGCGCGTTCGATCGTCGGCGATGCCGTGGCGATGGCGGACGCCGGGGCCTTCTCGATCGTCATCGAGGGCGTGATGGAGCCGATCGCCATCGAGATCACGCAGAAGGTGGCGTGCCCGACCATCGGCATCGGCGCCTCGGCGCAGTGCGACGGTCAGGTGCTGGTGGCGGAGGACATGCTCGGCCTGTTCGAGCGGACGCCGAAGTTCGTGAAGCGCTACGGCGCGATGTCGAAGGTCGTGGCGGACGCGGTGAAGGCCTATGCGGCCGACGTGCGCGCGCGGACCTTCCCCACGGAGGACAACCTCTACCGGGCCGACGAGGAAAAATAG
- a CDS encoding flavin reductase family protein — protein MKNLPLARVYQLLEPGPVVLLTTAAKGRSNVMTMSWHMMVEFTPPLVACVVSPADHSFRALRATKECVIAVPAVALAPKVVGIGNCSGRDVDKFERFGLTPVPARMVAPPLVAECFANLECRVADTRLVNAYSLFVLEVVKAWTDPAQKEPRTIHHRGYGRFAVDGETITLASKMP, from the coding sequence ATGAAGAACCTGCCGCTCGCCCGCGTCTACCAGCTGCTCGAACCGGGGCCGGTCGTGCTGCTGACCACCGCCGCGAAGGGCCGCAGCAACGTGATGACCATGTCGTGGCATATGATGGTGGAGTTCACGCCGCCGCTCGTCGCCTGCGTCGTCAGCCCCGCCGACCACAGCTTCCGGGCGCTGCGCGCGACGAAGGAGTGCGTGATCGCGGTTCCGGCCGTCGCGCTCGCGCCGAAGGTGGTCGGGATCGGCAACTGCTCGGGCCGCGACGTCGACAAGTTCGAACGGTTCGGGCTGACGCCGGTTCCGGCGCGCATGGTGGCGCCGCCGCTCGTCGCCGAATGCTTCGCCAACCTCGAATGCCGGGTGGCGGACACGCGGCTCGTGAACGCCTACAGCCTGTTCGTGCTGGAGGTCGTGAAGGCGTGGACCGATCCCGCGCAGAAGGAGCCGCGCACGATCCACCATCGGGGCTACGGCCGCTTCGCGGTGGACGGCGAGACGATCACGCTCGCCTCGAAGATGCCCTGA
- a CDS encoding TrbI/VirB10 family protein produces the protein MSQDDSPDLAPQAGKVAPEAVVLRAQPRPVTRLNRRTLAILTGGLSVAVLGATIWSLQPHRRASEQTELYNVDRVSKSEGLDGLPADYSKLPPKVPELGPPLPGDLGPAIVHSQQPVTPTYAPPGHDPADALRKEADAAAASSVFFRSGNQGKAAAPATAQVAATGPTSGLAGFDPLAAGPASTAAQPADPTAVQNRQDQKEAFLKDGSTETRNSGNLQMPSSPYQVMAGTVIAGALVTGIKSDLPGDVIATVTEPVYDTATGKFLLIPQGSRILGRYNSQVSYGQSRVQVVWNRVILPDTSSLKLDNLAGTDPAGYSGLEDGVDWHWGRIFAGAALTTLLGVGAELAAPENRQDGNRIVIAGRDSTQDSINQVGQEMTRRNMNIQPTLTERPGLPVRIIVNRDLVLRPYQPMFFQRGAMQ, from the coding sequence ATGAGCCAGGACGATTCCCCTGATCTTGCACCGCAGGCGGGCAAGGTCGCGCCCGAGGCGGTGGTGCTGCGCGCACAACCGCGCCCGGTCACGCGCCTGAATCGGCGCACCTTGGCCATCCTCACGGGCGGCCTGTCGGTCGCCGTGCTCGGGGCCACGATCTGGTCGTTGCAGCCGCACCGGCGCGCAAGCGAGCAGACCGAGCTGTACAACGTGGATCGCGTCTCGAAGTCCGAAGGGCTGGATGGCCTGCCGGCCGACTACTCGAAGCTGCCGCCGAAGGTGCCCGAGTTGGGGCCGCCGCTGCCGGGCGACCTGGGGCCGGCCATCGTGCATTCGCAGCAACCGGTGACGCCCACCTATGCGCCACCGGGCCACGACCCGGCCGACGCGCTGCGCAAGGAGGCCGATGCGGCGGCGGCTTCGTCGGTGTTCTTTCGCTCCGGCAACCAGGGCAAGGCCGCTGCGCCAGCCACGGCGCAAGTCGCTGCGACCGGCCCGACATCGGGCTTGGCGGGATTCGATCCGCTGGCGGCTGGCCCGGCCTCGACGGCGGCCCAGCCCGCCGACCCCACCGCTGTGCAGAACCGGCAAGACCAGAAAGAGGCCTTCCTGAAGGACGGTTCTACGGAAACCCGCAATTCCGGCAATCTGCAAATGCCGTCCTCGCCGTACCAGGTGATGGCCGGAACGGTGATCGCCGGGGCGCTGGTGACGGGCATCAAGTCCGATCTTCCGGGCGACGTGATCGCCACGGTGACGGAGCCGGTCTATGACACGGCCACGGGCAAGTTCCTGCTGATCCCGCAGGGATCGCGCATCCTTGGGCGCTACAACAGCCAGGTCAGTTATGGGCAGAGCCGCGTGCAGGTGGTGTGGAACCGGGTCATCCTGCCGGACACGTCTTCGCTGAAGCTCGACAACCTGGCTGGCACCGATCCGGCCGGCTATTCCGGCCTGGAGGATGGCGTCGATTGGCATTGGGGGCGCATCTTTGCGGGTGCGGCGCTGACCACGCTGCTGGGCGTGGGTGCCGAGCTGGCCGCGCCGGAGAACCGGCAGGATGGCAACCGCATCGTGATCGCTGGGCGCGACAGCACGCAGGACAGCATCAATCAAGTCGGCCAGGAGATGACCCGGCGCAACATGAACATCCAGCCGACGCTGACCGAGCGGCCGGGCCTGCCGGTGCGGATCATCGTCAACCGCGATTTGGTGTTGCGGCCTTACCAGCCGATGTTCTTCCAGCGGGGGGCGATGCAATGA
- a CDS encoding tetratricopeptide repeat protein — MAREPSGTAPEDAFFREVDEEVRKDQLAGFWNRYGRWIVIAIGLGLVALAGFLWWREEQVRKVGVLSEEFSAAQQGLELGNAKAVQEIERFATGEYGGYTVLARFTKASRAVENGDNAAALAEYQALAADRKLPQPLRDLASITAVRVEYDTLAPAEVVTRLKPLAQPGAPWFGVAGEMLAVAYINEGKPELAGPIFAAISSDETIAPSLRQRAQQLAASLGSLPDADVPSTPASAADAPATGATTGKN; from the coding sequence TTGGCCAGGGAACCATCGGGCACGGCGCCCGAAGACGCCTTCTTCCGCGAGGTTGACGAGGAAGTCCGCAAGGATCAGCTCGCCGGGTTCTGGAACCGCTACGGGCGCTGGATCGTCATCGCGATCGGCCTCGGCCTCGTCGCGCTCGCCGGCTTCCTCTGGTGGCGCGAGGAGCAGGTCCGCAAGGTCGGCGTGCTCAGCGAGGAATTCTCGGCGGCGCAGCAGGGGCTGGAGCTTGGCAACGCCAAGGCGGTTCAGGAGATCGAGCGCTTCGCGACCGGCGAGTACGGCGGCTACACCGTGCTCGCCCGCTTCACCAAGGCGTCGCGCGCGGTCGAGAACGGCGACAATGCCGCGGCGCTCGCCGAGTATCAGGCGCTCGCCGCCGACAGGAAACTGCCGCAGCCGCTGCGCGATCTCGCGAGCATCACGGCGGTGCGCGTCGAATACGATACGCTCGCGCCCGCCGAGGTCGTGACGCGGCTGAAGCCGCTCGCGCAGCCCGGCGCGCCGTGGTTCGGCGTCGCGGGCGAAATGCTCGCGGTCGCCTATATCAATGAAGGCAAGCCCGAGCTTGCGGGGCCGATCTTCGCCGCGATCTCGTCGGACGAAACCATCGCGCCGTCTCTGCGGCAGCGCGCGCAACAGCTGGCGGCCTCGCTCGGCAGCCTGCCCGATGCGGATGTCCCCTCAACTCCCGCTTCCGCAGCCGATGCCCCGGCAACCGGCGCGACAACCGGAAAGAACTGA
- the der gene encoding ribosome biogenesis GTPase Der — protein MTSTKPKVVIIGRPNVGKSTLFNRLVGKRLALVDDTPGVTRDRREGDATLFDLDFIAVDTAGLEDAGPDTLSGRMRAQTEAALEDAAAALLVIDSRAGLTPMDRHFADWLRTAKVPVVLVANKAEGRSGDAGILEAYALGFGEPVGISAEHGEGLADLFEALAPHVDAAVAAAADESDAEGEAEGPLKLAIVGRPNAGKSTLINTLLGQDRLVTGPEAGITRDSIAIEWTWQGRPVRLIDTAGVRKKAKVQEKLEKLSVADTRRAIDFAEVVVLLLDATLGLEAQDLRIADMVIEEGRALVIAFNKWDAAEDQSRLFQGVRKALEEGLAQIKGVPLLTVSGMTGKGLDTLVKVAFEQREAWSRRVPTSRLNRWFEGATARNPPPAPDGKRLKLRYVTQVNTRPPSFVIFGNRLTELPESYRRYLVNSLRDDLGFTGVPIRLTLRGGKNPFDRDRS, from the coding sequence ATGACCAGCACAAAACCCAAGGTCGTCATCATTGGGCGCCCGAACGTCGGCAAGTCGACGCTGTTCAACCGGCTCGTCGGCAAGCGCCTCGCGCTCGTCGACGACACGCCGGGCGTGACGCGCGACCGCCGCGAGGGCGATGCGACGCTGTTCGATCTCGATTTCATCGCTGTCGACACGGCAGGGCTGGAGGACGCTGGGCCGGACACGCTCTCGGGGCGGATGCGCGCGCAGACCGAGGCCGCGCTCGAAGATGCCGCGGCGGCGCTGCTTGTGATTGATTCCCGCGCCGGCCTCACGCCGATGGACCGGCACTTCGCGGACTGGCTGCGCACCGCGAAGGTGCCCGTTGTGCTCGTCGCCAACAAGGCGGAAGGCCGCTCGGGCGACGCGGGCATCCTCGAAGCCTACGCACTCGGCTTCGGCGAGCCGGTCGGCATCTCCGCAGAGCACGGCGAGGGGCTCGCCGACCTGTTCGAGGCGCTTGCGCCGCACGTCGATGCCGCGGTCGCCGCGGCGGCCGATGAATCGGATGCGGAGGGCGAGGCGGAAGGCCCGCTCAAGCTCGCCATCGTCGGGCGTCCGAACGCGGGCAAGTCCACGCTCATCAACACGCTGCTCGGGCAGGACCGTCTCGTCACCGGCCCGGAAGCGGGGATCACGCGCGACAGCATCGCCATCGAGTGGACCTGGCAGGGCCGCCCCGTGCGTCTGATCGACACGGCCGGCGTCCGCAAGAAGGCGAAGGTTCAGGAGAAGCTGGAGAAGCTCTCGGTCGCGGACACGCGCCGCGCCATCGATTTCGCCGAGGTCGTCGTGCTGCTGCTCGATGCGACGCTCGGCCTCGAGGCGCAGGACCTGCGCATCGCCGACATGGTGATCGAGGAGGGCCGCGCGCTCGTCATCGCGTTCAACAAGTGGGACGCGGCCGAAGACCAGTCGCGGCTCTTTCAGGGCGTCCGCAAGGCGCTCGAGGAGGGGCTCGCCCAGATCAAGGGCGTGCCGCTGCTCACCGTCTCGGGCATGACCGGCAAGGGTCTCGACACGCTCGTCAAGGTCGCCTTCGAGCAGCGCGAGGCGTGGAGCCGCCGCGTGCCGACGAGCCGCCTCAACCGCTGGTTCGAGGGCGCGACCGCGCGCAACCCGCCGCCCGCGCCCGACGGCAAGCGCCTGAAGCTCCGCTATGTGACGCAGGTGAACACGCGCCCGCCCTCGTTCGTGATCTTCGGCAACCGCCTCACCGAGCTTCCGGAAAGCTACCGCCGCTACCTCGTCAACTCGCTGCGCGACGATCTCGGCTTCACCGGCGTGCCGATCCGGCTGACGCTGAGGGGCGGCAAGAATCCCTTCGACAGGGACCGCTCCTAG